The following coding sequences lie in one Montipora foliosa isolate CH-2021 chromosome 11, ASM3666993v2, whole genome shotgun sequence genomic window:
- the LOC137977328 gene encoding uncharacterized protein gives MYGALHSRDSVARLYIPRTNVGLGLISVEDRVDQAVIGLSSCIAQSNEMLLTAARRDSKSAQETSKDFRKRRYEERMNEVKEKQLHGQFFGEMEGVASDKSWGWLEKCHLKKGTELGTYYGCTGPVAPKNAVKAKIDETQKDPFCRLCKKNHETVNHILSECPKLAQPECKRRHDNVAKGIHCDLCKHYGVNCEDKWYEHFPEPVVENTNVKILWDFTIQTDKNVPHNRPNIEKTNKICYIINVACPGDCRIALKENELTKPSGT, from the coding sequence ATGTATGGTGCCCTTCACTCCCGAGATAGTGTGGCAAGATTATATATACCTAGAACGAACGTTGGACTAGGGCTAATCTCAGTGGAGGACCGTGTAGATCAAGCTGTAATTGGGCTCTCCAGTTGCATTGCGCAAAGCAATGAGATGCTGCTCACGGCAGCCCGGAGAGATTCCAAGAGCGCCCAGGAAACTAGCAAAGATTTCAGGAAGAGAAGATACGAAGAACGGATGAACGAGGTAAAAGAGAAACAGTTACACGGACAATTCTTTGGAGAGATGGAAGGAGTAGCAAGTGACAAGAGTTGGGGTTGGCTGGAGAAGTGTCACCTGAAGAAAGGTACTGAGCTAGGGACTTATTATGGCTGCACAGGGCCAGTCGCTCCGAAAAATGCTGTCAAGGCGAAGATAGACGAGACCCAGAAGGATCCTTTCTGCAGATTATGCAAGAAAAATCATGAGACCGTAAATCACATATTAAGTGAATGTCCAAAGCTAGCCCAGCCGGAATGCAAGCGCCGTCATGACAACGTGGCTAAAGGTATCCATTGCGACCTTTGCAAGCACTATGGAGTTAACTGTGAAGATAAGTGGTATGAGCACTTCCCTGAACCAGTGGTGGAAAACACGAATGTAAAGATTCTGTGGGATTTCACTATCCAGACAGACAAGAACGTGCCACACAACAGACCCAACATTGAGAAGACAAACAAGATATGCTATATCATTAACGTAGCGTGCCCGGGTGATTGCAGAATCGCTCTGAAGGAGAACGAATTAACAAAACCCTCTGGCACTTGA